The following coding sequences lie in one Bartonella sp. DGB1 genomic window:
- a CDS encoding carboxynorspermidine decarboxylase — protein sequence MLQTPYYLIDKEKLAKNMEKIALLRNLSGVKSLLALKCFATWSLFDFMQQYMDGTTSSSLYEVRLGKEKFGKETHAYSVAYKDNEIDDVISYADKIIFNSVSQLQRYHAKAAHIQKGLRLNPQVGVSCFDIANPVRPYSRLGEAEYDKVEDALELINGFMIHNNCENADFEKFNALLEHIEKKFASYFHKVEWISLGGGIAFTNDNYPFEKFSDRLKKFSDTYGVQVFLEPGEAAITQSTTLEVTVIDTLYNGKHLAIVDSSIEAHMLDLLIYRESAKMKHNGEHEIMICGQSCLAGDIFGTYNFEKPLQIGDRLSICDAGGYTMVKKNWFNGLSMPSIVIKELDGSLNLIREFNYTDYLTSLS from the coding sequence ATGCTACAAACACCATATTATTTGATTGATAAGGAAAAATTGGCTAAAAATATGGAGAAAATCGCATTATTGCGAAATTTATCCGGCGTTAAATCCTTATTAGCACTAAAATGTTTTGCTACTTGGAGTTTATTTGACTTCATGCAACAATATATGGATGGTACCACTTCATCATCTTTATATGAAGTGCGACTTGGTAAAGAGAAATTTGGTAAGGAAACTCATGCGTATAGCGTAGCTTATAAAGATAATGAAATAGATGATGTAATAAGTTATGCTGATAAAATAATTTTTAATTCTGTTAGTCAATTACAGCGTTATCATGCTAAAGCTGCTCATATTCAAAAAGGCTTAAGATTAAATCCGCAAGTTGGCGTATCTTGTTTTGATATTGCAAATCCTGTTCGACCTTACAGTAGATTAGGAGAGGCTGAATATGATAAAGTAGAAGACGCTTTAGAGTTAATAAATGGATTTATGATACATAATAATTGTGAGAATGCAGATTTTGAAAAATTTAATGCATTATTAGAGCATATAGAGAAAAAATTTGCTTCCTATTTTCATAAAGTAGAATGGATAAGTTTAGGAGGAGGTATCGCTTTTACTAATGATAATTATCCTTTTGAGAAATTTAGTGACAGATTAAAGAAATTTAGCGATACTTATGGTGTGCAAGTATTTCTAGAGCCAGGAGAAGCTGCTATAACACAAAGTACTACGTTAGAAGTTACCGTTATAGATACTTTATATAATGGTAAACATTTAGCAATAGTCGATAGTTCTATAGAAGCACATATGTTAGATTTGTTAATTTATCGAGAATCTGCTAAAATGAAGCATAATGGTGAACATGAAATAATGATATGTGGACAATCATGTTTAGCAGGTGATATATTTGGCACTTATAATTTTGAAAAACCTTTGCAAATAGGGGATCGTTTGTCTATATGTGATGCGGGGGGTTATACTATGGTGAAAAAAAATTGGTTTAATGGCTTGTCAATGCCTTCAATTGTTATTAAGGAACTAGATGGAAGTCTCAATTTAATTCGTGAGTTTAATTATACTGATTATTTAACTAGTCTTTCATAG
- a CDS encoding saccharopine dehydrogenase family protein, with amino-acid sequence MKKNILIIGAGGVAQVVAHKCAQHNDILGELHIASRTKSKIDKIIDSIIEKKSLKVPATIGAHSLDALNIEATVDLIKKTNSQIVINVGSAFLNMSILSACIQAGASYIDTAIHEDPLKICETPPWYGNYEWKRKQEVEQAGITAILGAGFDPGVVNAYAALAANDYFDSIDSIDIIDINAGSHDKWFATNFDPEINFREFTGQVWSWQNEQWTSNKMFEVRKDWNLPVVGTRTAYMTGHDEIHSLSKNLNVPNVRFWMGFSEHYINVFTVLKNLGLLSEQPIKTAEGLEVVPLKVVKAVLPDPSSLAAKYTGKTCIGDYIRGKKDGKNRELFIYNVSDHEEAFAEVGTQAISYTAGVPAAAAAILIAQGTWDVKKMVNVEELSTKYFLLLLNKMGLKSYINENGKSNLYEG; translated from the coding sequence ATGAAAAAAAACATTTTAATAATTGGAGCAGGTGGAGTTGCGCAGGTGGTAGCGCATAAATGTGCACAACATAATGATATATTAGGCGAGCTGCATATAGCTTCTCGTACAAAAAGTAAAATTGATAAAATTATAGATTCTATTATTGAGAAAAAGTCACTTAAGGTTCCTGCTACAATAGGAGCACATAGTTTAGATGCTTTAAATATAGAAGCTACAGTAGATTTAATTAAAAAGACTAATAGTCAGATTGTTATTAATGTTGGCTCTGCTTTTTTAAATATGTCTATATTATCTGCTTGCATTCAGGCGGGAGCGTCTTACATTGATACTGCTATTCATGAAGATCCGCTTAAAATTTGTGAAACGCCACCATGGTATGGAAATTATGAATGGAAACGAAAGCAGGAAGTGGAACAAGCAGGTATTACAGCAATTTTAGGGGCTGGTTTTGATCCTGGTGTGGTGAATGCTTATGCGGCTTTAGCGGCTAATGATTATTTTGATTCAATAGATTCAATTGATATAATTGATATTAATGCTGGAAGTCATGATAAATGGTTTGCTACTAATTTTGACCCTGAAATTAATTTCAGGGAATTTACTGGACAAGTCTGGTCATGGCAAAATGAACAGTGGACTTCCAATAAAATGTTTGAAGTACGTAAGGATTGGAATTTGCCAGTGGTTGGTACTAGGACTGCTTATATGACCGGTCATGATGAGATTCATTCTCTATCTAAAAATCTTAATGTTCCTAACGTACGTTTTTGGATGGGCTTTAGTGAACACTATATTAATGTATTTACTGTATTAAAAAATCTTGGTTTATTATCTGAGCAACCTATTAAAACTGCAGAAGGACTTGAAGTAGTACCTCTAAAAGTTGTTAAAGCAGTATTACCAGATCCTTCTTCTTTAGCAGCAAAATATACTGGAAAAACCTGTATAGGTGACTATATCAGAGGGAAAAAAGACGGTAAAAATAGAGAGTTATTTATTTATAACGTCAGTGATCATGAAGAAGCTTTTGCTGAAGTTGGTACTCAAGCAATATCTTATACCGCTGGTGTTCCTGCAGCTGCAGCTGCGATTTTAATAGCTCAAGGAACATGGGACGTTAAAAAAATGGTAAATGTTGAAGAGTTATCAACTAAATATTTTCTTTTACTATTGAATAAGATGGGTTTAAAGAGTTATATAAATGAAAATGGCAAAAGTAACCTTTATGAGGGTTAG
- a CDS encoding epoxyqueuosine reductase QueH, translating to MSRPRLVTPDNSQKVLLHSCCAPCSGELMEAMTESGIDYTIFFYNPNIHPHKEYLLRKDENIRFAEKHNITFVDADYDVDNWFQRAKGMEFEPERGIRCTMCFDMRFERTALYAYENGFTVMTSSLGISRWKDMNQINDCGHRAVKPYEGLIYWDYNWRKFGGSARMIEISKQEQFYQQEYCGCIYSLRDTNDYRKSKGRETVKFGKNFYKK from the coding sequence ATGAGCAGACCTAGATTAGTTACTCCTGATAATAGTCAAAAAGTTTTATTGCATTCTTGTTGTGCTCCTTGTTCTGGTGAATTAATGGAGGCTATGACAGAATCTGGTATTGATTATACTATATTTTTTTATAATCCTAATATTCATCCGCATAAAGAATATTTGTTACGCAAAGATGAAAATATAAGATTTGCTGAAAAACATAATATAACTTTTGTTGATGCTGATTATGATGTTGATAATTGGTTCCAGCGTGCTAAGGGTATGGAGTTTGAACCAGAGCGGGGTATAAGATGTACAATGTGCTTTGATATGCGCTTTGAAAGAACAGCTCTTTATGCTTATGAAAATGGTTTTACTGTGATGACAAGTTCTTTAGGAATATCTCGCTGGAAGGATATGAACCAAATTAATGATTGTGGTCACCGTGCAGTAAAGCCATATGAAGGTTTAATCTATTGGGATTATAATTGGCGTAAATTTGGTGGTTCAGCTCGTATGATAGAAATTAGTAAACAGGAGCAATTTTATCAGCAAGAATATTGTGGTTGTATCTATTCTTTACGCGATACTAATGACTATCGTAAATCAAAAGGTCGTGAAACAGTGAAATTTGGTAAAAATTTTTATAAAAAATAG